The following proteins come from a genomic window of Crassostrea angulata isolate pt1a10 chromosome 1, ASM2561291v2, whole genome shotgun sequence:
- the LOC128170700 gene encoding uncharacterized protein LOC128170700, producing the protein MFYTTLILFPFLCFTKADFQKNTPINTYDGLITHLTNGARVMYFFNTTACQPISQTRVSDLPVFGGEINFFLTTKTSNDTPGQLIFNHDGYEFDSAKEALTEDIQSVYIMNSTAFILYGRPGFFFNNTNDIKGVICDWSSGKGNKFWAKEPVTPRQLNSYEQIRTMLVNGNPLRFAITLDGCQCVDGNCGHGYIGGNMAGVKISKEGTISFSKAMTLYFPVPTSPMYYRELLVGSIQSNNKATLTLSYLNATTWEIQNGVNIACSIEAAKGHANFFTID; encoded by the exons ATGTTCTATACGACGTTGATTCTTTTTCCCTTTCTGTGTTTTACCAAGGCTGATTTTCAAAA AAACACGCCCATTAATACTTATGATGGTCTCATCACTCACCTTACCAATGGAGCCCGCGTCATGTATTTCTTCAACACGACAGCCTGTCAACCTATTTCCCAGACAAGAGTTTCCGACCTTCCAGTGTTCGGaggagaaattaattttttcttaaccacaaaaacctctaatgatacaccTGGCCAACTGATTTTTAATCATGATGGTTATGAATTTGACAGTGCTAAAGAAG CATTAACCGAAGACATACAGTCTGTCTACATCATGAACAGCACCGCCTTTATTCTCTATGGAAGACCTGGGTTCTTTTTCAACAACACTAACGACATAAAAGGTGTAATTTGCGATTGGTCCTCTGGAAAAGGAAA CAAATTTTGGGCAAAAGAGCCAGTAACTCCACGTCAACTGAACTCTTACGAGCAAATTCGCACGATGCTGGTTAATGGTAATCCACTTCGATTTGCAATCACACTTGATGGATGTCAATGTGTCGATGGAAATTGTGGACATGGTTATATTGGAGGAAATATGGCGG GTGTGAAAATATCAAAAGAGGGTACAATATCTTTTTCAAAGGCAATGACTCTGTATTTTCCTGTTCCAACATCCCCGATGTATTACCGTGAGCTTTTGGTTGGAAGCATTCAAAGTAACAATAAAGCAACATTAACGTTGTCTTATCTAAATGCGACAACTTGGGAGATCCAAAATGGAGTGAACATTGCATGTTCTATAGAGGCTGCCAAGGGCCATGCAAATTTCTTTACTattgattga
- the LOC128178118 gene encoding uncharacterized protein LOC128178118, giving the protein MLLTLAHSQKSIPINTYDGRITDLTNGARVMYFFNTTTCQPISQTQDIDRPIIGGEVNFFLVTKTSKQAARQLIFNHDNYAFKNTKKSTSQKFANLNFFNKNIFQTFCGRPGFFANNTNDIKGGTCNWTSGHENKFWAREPVTPGQLNSYEKIRTMVVNGSPLRFAITLDGCQCSVLSNCGKGYIGGDVTGTKITTEGTIYFSKSMTLYFPVPTFPKYYRELLVGGIRSNNTTALTLSYLNATTWKTENDVKIACSIKPSRGNADFFCVG; this is encoded by the exons ATGTTGCTTACCCTTGCTCATTCTCAAAA AAGCATACCAATCAATACATATGATGGTCGCATCACTGACCTCACCAATGGAGCCCGCGTCATGTATTTCTTCAACACGACAACCTGTCAACCTATTTCCCAAACACAAGACATCGATCGTCCAATAATCGGTGGGGAAGTTAACTTTTTCTTAGTCACTAAAACATCTAAACAAGCAGCCCGTCAACTGATTTTCAACCATGATAATTACGCgtttaaaaataccaaaaaaag TACATCTCAGAAATTTgctaatttaaattttttcaataaaaatat TTTTCAAACTTTTTGTGGAAGGCCAGGATTTTTTGCTAATAATACCAACGATATAAAAGGTGGTACTTGCAACTGGACCTCTGGACacgaaaa CAAATTTTGGGCTAGAGAGCCAGTAACCCCAGGTCAACTGAATTCTTACGAAAAAATTCGCACGATGGTGGTTAATGGTAGTCCACTTCGATTTGCCATCACACTTGATGGATGTCAATGTTCAGTACTAAGCAACTGTGGTAAAGGTTATATTGGAGGAGATGTAACAG GTACAAAAATAACGACAGAAGGTACAATATATTTCTCGAAGTCCATGACATTGTATTTTCCGGTTCCAACATTCCCAAAGTATTACCGTGAGCTATTGGTTGGAGGCATTCGAAGCAACAATACAACAGCACTTACGTTATCATATTTAAACGCAACAACTTGGAAGACAGAAAATGATGTAAAAATAGCATGCTCAATAAAACCTTCCAGAGGAAATGCGGACTTCTTCTGTGTTGGTTGA
- the LOC128178123 gene encoding uncharacterized protein LOC128178123 has product MSMRSSSSVNASSDCPGFTDDFMLVLDLVLSIPINTYDGRITDLTNGARIMYFFNTTTCQPISQTQDIDRPIIGGGVNFFLVTKTSKQAASQLIFNHDNYAFKNTKKSTSQKFANLNFFNKNIFQTFCGRPGFFANNTNDIKGGTCNWTSGHENKFWAREPVTPGQLNSYEKIRTMVVNGSPLRFAITLDGCQCSVLSNCGKGYIGGDVTGTKITTEGTIYFSKSMTLYFPVPTSPKYYRELLVGGIRSNNTTALTLSYLNATTWKTENDVKIACSIKPSRGNADFFCVG; this is encoded by the exons ATGTCTATGAGGAGTTCCTCTTCAGTAAATGCCTCCTCTGATTGTCCAGGATTTACGGACGACTTCATGCTGGTCTTGGATCTGGTATT AAGCATACCAATCAATACATATGATGGTCGCATCACTGACCTCACCAATGGAGCCCGCATCATGTATTTCTTCAACACGACAACCTGTCAACCTATTTCCCAAACACAAGACATCGATCGTCCAATAATCGGTGGGGGAGTTAACTTTTTCTTAGTCACTAAAACATCTAAACAAGCAGCCAGTCAACTGATTTTCAATCATGATAATTACGCatttaaaaataccaaaaaaag TACATCTCAGAAATTTgctaatttaaattttttcaataaaaatat TTTTCAAACTTTTTGTGGAAGGCCAGGATTTTTTGCTAATAATACCAACGATATAAAAGGTGGTACTTGCAACTGGACCTCTGGACacgaaaa CAAATTTTGGGCTAGAGAGCCAGTAACCCCAGGTCAACTGAATTCTTACGAAAAAATTCGCACGATGGTGGTTAATGGTAGTCCACTTCGATTTGCCATCACACTTGATGGATGTCAATGTTCAGTACTAAGCAACTGTGGTAAAGGTTATATTGGAGGAGATGTAACAG GTACAAAAATAACGACAGAAGGTACAATATATTTCTCGAAGTCCATGACATTGTATTTTCCGGTTCCAACATCCCCAAAGTATTACCGTGAGCTATTGGTTGGAGGCATTCGAAGCAACAATACAACAGCACTTACGTTATCATATTTAAACGCAACAACTTGGAAGACAGAAAATGATGTAAAAATAGCATGCTCAATAAAACCTTCCAGAGGAAATGCGGACTTCTTCTGTGTTGGTTGA
- the LOC128170683 gene encoding uncharacterized protein LOC128170683: MSVFMSFLYMNFAWMIWTTDCQRFIPVHSYDSLFSYLASGTEIRYIFNVSSCVEPDNPPQYKDIPTFGGKINHFDASPNSGDKPGQSSFNDAQFIHGKTYNIDKELYTFWIENDTAKVFWAKPGLFENDTSTLSGLYCSWMQGRGKFWAKTHIRKRQLTSAKEVKDTLFSGGEVNYLVNKTQCKCLETSDQFMDGIAGDTVKSFKLTKDGSIEFSSDSTTVFPIAWTYIRVITVVNVHSNNTVTFSTSRFDTVTLEESTNDMLICPIHTASSPQGVKFFVNVN; encoded by the exons ATGTCTGTTTTTATGTCCTTCTTGTACATGAATTTTGCGTGGATGATTTGGACTACAGATTGCCAAAG GTTTATACCAGTTCACAGCTACGATTCCTTATTTTCTTATCTGGCAAGTGGCACTGAGATAAGATATATCTTCAATGTTTCAAGCTGTGTAGAACCCGATAATCCGCCCCAGTACAAAGATATACCAACATTTGGGGGTAAAATTAATCACTTCGATGCCAGTCCAAACTCTGGCGATAAACCTGGACAGAGTTCCTTCAACGATGCACAGTTCATTCATGGAAAAACTTACA ATATAGATAAGGAACTATACACGTTTTGGATTGAAAACGACACAGCCAAGGTATTCTGGGCTAAGCCTGGCCTATTTGAAAATGATACATCGACTTTGTCAGGGTTGTACTGTAGTTGGATGCAAGGACGAGGAAA ATTTTGGGCCAAAACACACATCAGAAAAAGACAGCTGACGTCAGCAAAGGAAGTTAAGGACACGCTTTTTTCTGGTGGGGAGGTCAATTACTTAGTGAACAAGACCCAATGCAAATGTCTAGAAACATCGGACCAATTCATGGATGGCATAGCCGGAGACACAGTCAAAT cTTTCAAACTGACTAAAGATGGCTCCATCGAATTTTCATCAGACTCTACGACAGTATTCCCAATTGCATGGACATATATTCGAGTCATAACGGTTGTTAATGTCCATTCAAACAACACCGTAACCTTCAGTACGTCACGATTTGACACCGTGACTTTGGAAGAGTCTACTAATGACATGTTGATTTGTCCAATACATACGGCATCCTCACCACAGGGAGTCAAATTTTTTGTAAACgtaaactga
- the LOC128170692 gene encoding uncharacterized protein LOC128170692, producing MNAFSFLWLVLPFFSVQCQKMVKVQSYSHLVSYMGRGEDVRYFFNASTCVTSAKASQSSDEIPVIGGELKLFIGSKDPDDAHLFFSQVRYVDNNPNNLTAEIQTIYIINDTAIVFWETTGFFVNNTGNPDGVYCNWTRGEGSIWVKQHPQRKQMTSFNEIRSALTSGEKIRWVANLIGCKCPSDSGPDDCTDSFVGDTITDFKISDNGSIRFTSSSTFLVPLSWVYARMIVFGHIYQNNTANFMISLLDPTTWDDGDDEIVLCPITLSSAPKGVGFFLMDP from the exons ATGAACGCTTTTTCTTTCCTGTGGCTGGTTCTACCGTTCTTTTCCGTACAATGTCAAAA AATGGTTAAAGTGCAGTCTTACAGCCACCTTGTTTCATACATGGGTAGAGGAGAAGACGTTCGGTACTTCTTTAATGCGTCAACCTGCGTCACTTCCGCAAAGGCATCTCAGTCTAGCGATGAAATTCCCGTGATTGGGGGCGAATTGAAGTTGTTTATCGGAAGCAAAGATCCCGACGATGCTCATTTATTTTTCAGCCAAGTTAGATACGTGGACAACAATCCAAACA atTTAACAGCGGAAATCCAAACAATCTATATAATAAACGATACTGCTATTGTATTTTGGGAAACAACCGGTTTCTTTGTAAATAACACGGGAAACCCTGATGGTGTATACTGTAACTGGACTCGAGGCGAAGGAAG TATATGGGTAAAACAACATCCACAACGAAAACAGATGACGTCATTCAATGAAATTCGTTCAGCGCTAACTTCCGGTGAGAAGATTCGATGGGTAGCTAATTTGATTGGCTGTAAATGTCCGTCTGATTCTGGTCCGGACGACTGCACGGACAGTTTTGTCGGAGATACTATTACAG attttaaaatatcagacaATGGCTCTATCAGATTCACTTCGTCCTCAACGTTTCTGGTGCCTTTGTCTTGGGTTTATGCCCGGATGATAGTGTTCGGACATATCTATCAAAACAACACTGCCAATTTCATGATTTCTCTGTTGGACCCGACCACGTGGGACGATGGAGATGATGAGATAGTCCTATGTCCAATAACTCTAAGTTCAGCGCCAAAAGGTGTGGGATTTTTCCTGATGGATCCATGA